One Rosa chinensis cultivar Old Blush chromosome 5, RchiOBHm-V2, whole genome shotgun sequence genomic region harbors:
- the LOC112168177 gene encoding putative methyltransferase DDB_G0268948 codes for MADLFIKQSKQYAVARPGYSEKLLQFIASKAAAHDLAWDVGTGSGQAARSLAEIFYNVVATDTSQKQLECAPKLPNVRYEHTPPVLTIPEIERKLASKSSVDLVTIAQALHWFDLPSFYEQVKWVLKKPHGVIAAWCYTLPRVNNNVDTVFDRFYSIDVEPYWDRARKLVDDRYSTIDFPFEPVRGEGSTGPFEFVTERLMDLDDFFTYIRSWSAYQTAKDKGVELLSDDVMEEFKQAWNAGGGDEQKAVNYPVYLRVGRVGN; via the exons ATGGCGGATCTGttcatcaaacaatcaaagcagTACGCTGTGGCTCGGCCAGGTTACTCAGAAAAGCTGCTTCAGTTCATTGCTTCCAAGGCTGCCGCCCACGACCTTGCATGGGACGTCGGCACCGGTAGTGGCCAGGCTGCTCGATCC CTAGCTGAGATCTTCTATAATGTGGTGGCAACAGACACAAGCCAAAAGCAACTTGAATGCGCTCCAAAACTCCCCAATGTTCGCTATGAGCACACTCCTCCGGTCCTGACCATACCTGAAATTGAACGAAAATTGGCCTCAAAATCTAGTGTTGATTTAGTGACCATTGCACAAGCCCTGCATTGGTTTGACCTCCCAAGTTTCTACGAGCAAGTGAAATGGGTGCTGAAGAAACCCCATGGGGTCATTGCTGCATGGTGCTACACTCTGCCTAGAGTTAACAACAATGTAGACACCGTCTTCGATCGGTTCTATTCCATTGATGTCGAACCCTACTGGGATCGGGCGCGTAAATTAGTGGACGATAGGTACAGCACCATTGATTTTCCGTTTGAGCCGGTTAGGGGAGAAGGCAGTACAGGACCGTTTGAGTTTGTGACGGAGAGATTGATGGATTTGGATGATTTTTTCACGTACATAAGGTCGTGGTCAGCATATCAGACGGCTAAGGACAAGGGTGTTGAGCTTCTGAGTGACGATGTGATGGAGGAATTTAAGCAAGCTTGGAATGCTGGTGGTGGAGATGAACAGAAGGCTGTGAACTATCCTGTCTATTTAAGAGTCGGAAGAGTCGGGAATTGA
- the LOC112163929 gene encoding tyrosine-protein phosphatase non-receptor type 23-like: MFKLRNKRRPQPQPQPQPQPQPQPQPPQPQPQPQPQPQPQPQMCLLQFNYCQCKGCDKNFAEFQKLVEKKYGVQKPSLDKQQGIVTVIGTGAATPKKLEELLQKTIKKKYVRILPTPKKETSEAEKGGKESNHPPPPPQQQQHPDANNMGGTSGNMQHVGESSRMGQMGQYPMGHPGAPHGQMDQTRAQYGQMEQRYQYSMDGNQESSFRTKNHQESSWNVFNDENANSCTIM; the protein is encoded by the exons ATGTTCAAATTAAGAAACAAGAGGAGGCCTCAGCCTCAGCCTCAGCCTCAGCCTCAGCCTCAGCCTCAGCCCCAGCCCCCCCAGCCTCAGCCACAGCCACAGCCACAGCCTCAGCCTCAGCCTCAG ATGTGCCTACTCCAATTCAACTACTGTCAATGTAAAGGCTGTGACAAGAACTTCGCAGAATTTCAGAAACTTGTTGAAAAGAAATACG gtgtccaaaaaccgagtttgGATAAACAGCAAGGGATAGTGACTGTGATCGGGACTGGAGCTGCCACTCCAAAGAAGCTTGAGGAGCTTCTTCAAAAaaccataaagaaaaaatatgtccGGATTTTGCCAACTCCAAAGAAGGAAACTAGTGAAGCAGAAAAAGGGGGCAAGGAGAGTAatcacccaccaccaccaccacaacaacaacaacatcctGATGCAAATAACATGGGAGGAACAAGTGGAAATATGCAACATGTTGGAGAGTCGAGCCGGATGGGCCAAATGGGTCAGTATCCCATGGGTCACCCAGGAGCCCCGCATGGTCAAATGGACCAAACAAGAGCCCAATATGGCCAGATGGAGCAGAGGTATCAATATTCAATGGATGGTAATCAAGAATCATCATTCCGGACCAAAAACCATCAAGAATCATCATGGAACGTTTTCAATGATGAGAATGCCAATAGTTGCACCATCATGTGA
- the LOC112167018 gene encoding glycine-rich RNA-binding protein 4, mitochondrial → MRGLNGGGVSIWRKWSISARNSWARHSSTKLFVGGLCYDTNEPVLKDAFGKHGEIIEVKVICDRVSGKSKGYGFVKFSSETEASTALKEMDGQLLDGRQIRLEFAHKG, encoded by the exons ATGAGAGGGTTGAATGGCGGAGGAGTTAGCATTTGGCGGAAGTGGAGTATATCTGCCAGGAATTCATGGGCACGCCATTCCTCTACTAAATTGTTCGTCGGAG GGCTTTGCTATGATACAAATGAACCTGTTCTTAAGGATGCTTTTGGAAAGCATGGTGAAATTATTGAAG TTAAAGTTATATGCGATCGTGTGAGTGGGAAATCAAAAGGATATGGGTTTGTGAAGTTTTCATCTGAAACTGAAGCCAGCACTGCTCTAAAAGAAATGGATGGTCAG TTACTGGATGGCAGACAGATCCGCTTGGAATTTGCACACAAGGG GTAA